From a region of the Rhipicephalus microplus isolate Deutch F79 chromosome X, USDA_Rmic, whole genome shotgun sequence genome:
- the LOC119176735 gene encoding sprouty-related, EVH1 domain-containing protein 1: MTEASFHDGGCLVRVRAQVMTRDGSTGGWVPLGGGGLISVSVRKHCDLQPNSATPGPRACCYQITGEREARVLLSCAIGRDFTYNKVMPTFHHWCTREHKFGLTFQTSADARAFDKVVRILMEDLLDGTVTLANTGAYHRVS, translated from the coding sequence ATGACCGAAGCTAGCTTCCACGATGGTGGCTGCCTGGTTCGTGTGCGGGCCCAGGTGATGACGCGGGACGGCTCGACGGGCGGCTGGGTGCCGCTCGGTGGCGGTGGCCTCATCAGCGTGTCGGTGCGCAAGCACTGCGACCTGCAGCCGAACAGCGCGACGCCCGGGCCGCGCGCCTGCTGCTACCAGATCACCGGCGAGCGCGAGGCCCGCGTGCTCCTCTCGTGTGCCATCGGGCGGGACTTCACGTACAACAAGGTGATGCCCACCTTCCACCACTGGTGCACCAGAGAGCACAAGTTTGGGCTCACCTTCCAAACGTCAGCGGACGCCAGGGCCTTCGACAAGGTCGTGCGCATCCTAATGGAAGACCTGCTAGACGGTACAGTCACGCTTGCCAATACCGGTGcataccatagagtttcctaa
- the LOC119183269 gene encoding melatonin receptor type 1B-like translates to MGASSASLFLELLKRVPQQPSHQQQNSLQSVTYTAPVFPHPAAENSTSGTGGEPVLVWMPYQHNALTSLVLYGVLAVLGTTLNIFQISSLFIQENLRRKGNVLLANLALANLLVSSVGFPVTIVAILAGSQGSLITCRWQWYPALLGFYTTVFTFLFIAAENYVRSCRQDRDVYSSVCGAKLVVFLMLAAWTIAISLVLVVTLVTGGLDVCERDMRESKMFVALCVPFALTVAVFAKAMHEQRDYTYNLELRNCLATREEILQRTLLRTNAIAYALFLLLWLPFLLTVIISPSMRSSNPGTSAVETLFFTAQCFSCICGCVYAFTHDAFRQGFLYLVHYFCCKSHPEFSKPPIGDNKTTSSIRVHVGMDSRVGERRHRYGKAATMGLLSFAGADTCRTRVEEDFL, encoded by the coding sequence ATGGGCGCATCCTCTGCCTCACTGTTCCTGGAGCTGCTGAAACGGGTTCCACAGCAGCCATCGCATCAGCAGCAAAACAGCCTTCAATCGGTCACGTACACGGCACCAGTCTTCCCGCATCCGGCCGCAGAGAACTCCACTTCAGGAACCGGTGGGGAGCCCGTGCTCGTATGGATGCCATACCAGCACAATGCCCTGACGAGCCTCGTCCTATACGGTGTGCTGGCTGTGCTCGGAACCACGCTCAACATATTCCAGATCTCATCGCTCTTCATCCAGGAGAACTTGAGGCGCAAGGGCAATGTGCTGCTCGCGAACCTTGCCCTCGCCAACCTGCTCGTGTCGTCGGTCGGCTTCCCTGTGACAATCGTGGCCATTCTGGCCGGCAGCCAGGGCAGCTTAATCACCTGTCGCTGGCAGTGGTACCCAGCGCTATTGGGCTTCTACACCACAGTGTTCACCTTCCTATTCATCGCGGCCGAAAACTACGTGCGCAGTTGTCGCCAGGACCGGGACGTCTACTCGTCCGTGTGCGGCGCAAAGCTGGTCGTCTTCCTAATGTTGGCAGCCTGGACGATCGCAATCTCGCTGGTTCTTGTCGTCACTCTGGTGACGGGTGGCCTAGATGTCTGTGAACGGGACATGCGCGAAAGTAAAATGTTCGTAGCGCTGTGTGTTCCTTTCGCACTCACCGTCGCGGTGTTCGCCAAGGCCATGCACGAACAACGGGACTATACATACAACCTGGAGCTGCGAAACTGCCTGGCCACTCGCGAGGAGATACTCCAGCGAACCCTTCTGCGTACCAACGCCATTGCGTACGCCCTGTTCCTCCTTCTTTGGCTTCCTTTTCTGCTAACGGTCATCATCAGCCCATCCATGCGGAGCTCCAACCCAGGCACATCAGCTGTCGAGACGCTTTTCTTCACCGCCCAATGCTTCAGCTGCATCTGCGGCTGCGTGTACGCATTCACacacgacgcatttcgccagggCTTTCTGTACTTGGTCCACTATTTCTGCTGCAAGAGTCACCCCGAGTTCAGCAAGCCGCCTATCGGTGACAACAAGACAACCAGCTCGATCAGAGTGCATGTGGGTATGGATTCTCGCGTCGGGGAGCGCAGGCATCGCTACGGCAAGGCTGCGACTATGGGCCTACTCAGTTTTGCTGGAGCAGACACCTGCCGGACTCGCGTAGAGGAGGACTTTCTCTGA